Proteins from a single region of Oryza brachyantha chromosome 6, ObraRS2, whole genome shotgun sequence:
- the LOC107304358 gene encoding RING-H2 finger protein ATL39-like yields the protein MGSRSSGSSTTTSMSPSPVPEKASASKGTAIFSYTCVGLTGVALVAVVVFYCNRHVRSRAPVTAAMGAGDDGGGGGRDQDVRGVADVAAKIPEFTYTGSSGRHGGGDGPAQCSVCLGALLTGEMVRRLPACKHLYHVECIDMWLASHATCPLCRTEVDPPPPPQGDGQQPTPALPPV from the coding sequence atgGGTTCTCGTTCTTCTggctcgtcgacgacgacgagcatgTCGCCATCGCCAGTGCCGGAGAAAGCGTCGGCGAGCAAAGGGACGGCGATCTTCAGCTACACCTGCGTCGGCCTCACGGgcgtcgcgctcgtcgccgtcgtcgtcttctacTGCAACCGGCACGTCCGGAGCCGCGCgcccgtcaccgccgccatgggtgccggcgacgacggcggcggcggcggccgggatcAGGACGTGCGCGGCGTCGCTGACGTGGCCGCCAAGATCCCGGAGTTCACGTACACGGGGTCGTCGGggaggcacggcggcggcgatgggccGGCGCAGTGCTCGGTGTGCCTCGGCGCGCTGCTGACCGGCGAGATGGTGCGGCGGCTGCCGGCGTGCAAGCACCTGTACCACGTGGAGTGCATCGACATGTGGCTGGCCTCGCACGCGACGTGCCCGCTCTGCCGGACGGAGGtcgacccgccgccgccgccgcaaggcGACGGCCAGCAGCCCACGCCGGCGCTGCCACCGGTATAG